Part of the Lotus japonicus ecotype B-129 chromosome 6, LjGifu_v1.2 genome, agcagaagctggattttccagaactgccctccaacggtagcatttcccatgcaacactcaaccctaatccttggagtatatatagaggctgaagattgaaagaagcggctagaagaaactaagaagcaacacacgcgcaagacattcaaaatattctaagctttctttcatcttgtaatttatttagtttacactcagcttattcagaagcaaacccttgtaaacaccaacctcaaacagttgtttgattttcctttaggagatcaaggttgatcggatcctagagaagactaagagagtgaatcttagtgtgagctaagtcagtgtaattgttagtcacttgtaggtttcaagtgcagttgtaactcttacctgattagtggattgccttcattctaagaaggaagaaatcaccttaacgggtggactggagtagcttgagtgatttatcaagtgaaccaggataaaatccttgtgtgcttttctatctctatcttttgcacttagttctcgaaaagatttgttaaaatctttaaggtggtagttttgtactgaaaacgttattcaaaccccccctttctaccgtttttcataccttcaacataaaggttgatgaactcattggctCTTTGCAAACTTTTAAGATGTCTCTTAATGAAAGatcaaataagaaaaataaaatcatagaATTTGTGTCAaataatgaagatgatgatctaAGTGAGAAGGATTCTGATGAAAATTTGTCTTAGGAAATAGCACTACTtggaagaaaattcaacaaagtTATGGGGAGGTTTGAAAGAAGGCCTAGACCAAATGTGCTTGACAAGCGGTCTGACATAGTGAAGAACTCTGGTTATGCTCGTAGAAACAAAGAAGAAGACAAACctaacaaaagcaaaggagttcaatgtcatgaatgtgaggggTATGGTCATATTAAGGCAGAATGTGCAACTTATCTGAAGAAGCTATGAAAAGGAATGGTGGCTACTTGGTCAGATGATGAttcagaagaggaagatgaacctcAAGTCATGGGTCTTACTATGAAATGTAACTCTGAAACTGAGTCAAGTGATAGTGAAATATCTGAGGAGAAACTTGCTGAAACTTATAAACTCTTATTCAATAACTGGAAGGATGCTTGTGAAAAGGGAAAGAAATTAGAAGGGACTGTCAAAGATCTGGAGATTGAGAAACAGAATTTGTTGATCATAAATGACAACCTTCAGGAAGAAGTCACTGTTCTGAAGTAAAAAGTTGAAGGTATGACAAAATATGTTCGTATGTTGAATAAAGGAACTGATGTGTTTGATCTGATCTTGGAAACAGGGAAGGTGGCAAAGGATATGAAAGGATTTGGCTATGCTGATGACACTACATCAGAAGAAACCAAAAAAGCCATTCACAAGTTTATTCCTGCAGAGAAGAAGACGGAGTTCAAGATGTCAAACCGGCTGTCACAACATGGTGTTCAACACGTGTATCGCCAGATTCCATATTCTTATCCTCTAGCTCAGAAAAGTGAGAAGCTCAAGCtggagatgtcatcactgtggTAAGCATGGACATATAAGACCTTATTGTTACAGACTTTATGGAGCTCCTCAGAATTGGAAAAACACTCAGAAGTACACTTATGCTAATCCAAAAAGGAGAGAGTGGAAACCTAAGAACAATGTCACAACACTTGTTGCCTACACCTCTCTAAGAATGTCTTCTAAGGAGGATTGGTATTTTGACAGTGGTTGTTCCAGGCACATGACAGGAGTGAAGATGTATCTTGAAGATAGAGGAAATAATCTGGAAGAAGACAATGCAGACGGAGATGATAGTGTGCCTCAGACAGTTGACGAAAGACCAAATGTCTCAGACATCAAATATAACATTGAGTCGGAAGAGGAAAATGAGCATGTGTCACCAAAGGAGGTGGTTCCATCAATCAGGATTCAAAAAATTCATCCCAAAGAAAACATTATAGGGAATCTAAATGAAGGAGTCATTACTAGATCTAGAGAAGTCATTGCAAATTCATGTTAACCAGGATTGAACCAAAGAACATCACTGGATCAATGCCATGCAAGAAGAACTGGGTCAATTCAAGAGAAATGAGGTATGGGATCTTGTTCCAAGACTAGATGGTGTGAATGTGATTGGTACCAAGtggattttcagaaacaagtcATATGAGAATGGTActgtaacaagaaacaaggccaGATTAGTTGCTCAAGGGtatactcagattgaaggaattgattttgatgagacatTTTCTCCAGTTGCTCGTTTGGAATCAATCAGATTATTGTTGGGAGTAGCATGTCTGCTGAAGTTCAAACTGTATCagtgttggggagagtcacggcgaggatCCATGGGCCAAGGCCAAgaggagacaccaaggagatcttggacaccacatcttaacccaaaaccttaaggcattaggtttatgggtaccacttgttgggggagacaggggagcccatgggtcgaggagcaagacaccaagagatatcgatgccacatcttaacccaaaaccttaaggcattaggtttatgggtcacatctcttataaactctccctctcaccttgacttctccgatgtgggacttgactccaacacttgattccaacaatcagATGGATGTAAAGAGTGCTTTCTTGAATGGCTATCGGAATGAGGAGGTTTATGTAGAACAACCAAAAGGCTTTGTAGATCCAACATTTTCAGGTCATGtatacaagttgaggaaggcattGTATGGGTtaaagcaagcacctagggctcaGTATGAAAGGTTGACCGAGTTTTTGACAAACAAGGGATACATCAAAGGAGGGATAGACAAGACCCTATTTGTAAAGAATGATAGTTGAAATCTCATGATAGCTCAGATATATGTAGGTGACATTGTGTTTGGCGGGATGTCAGACCATATGGTAGAACATTATTTCTAACAAATGAAGTCTGGGTTTGAAATGAGCTTGGTTGGTGAATTAAACTACTTCCTGAGATTACAAGTGAAACAGGTGGAAGATTCTATGTTCATTTCACAGAGCAAGTATGTCAAGGAATTGGTTAAGAAGTTTCGTCTTGAAGGTTCAACTCATAAGAGAACTCCAGCAGCCACTCACATCAAATTGACCAAAGATGATAGTGGAGCTAATGTTGATCAGAGTCTCTACAGAAGCATGATAGGAAGTCTACTGTACCTCACTGCTAGTAGACCTGACATTGCCTTTGCAGTAGGAGTGTGTGCAAGGTATCAAGCTGCTCCCAAGGAAAGTCATCTTATTCAAGTGAAGAGGATTATCAAGTATGTTAGTGGAACCAATGATTATGGTATTTTTTATGTTCATCATACAAACTCTAGTCTTGTAGGatactgtgatgcagattgggcaggtaatGCAGATGATAGGAAGAGCACTtcaggtggatgtttcttcttgGGGAACAATCTTATTTCATGGTTCAGCAAGAAACAAAATTGTATATCCTTATCTACTGCTAAAGCTGAGTATATAGCAGCTGGAAGTGATTGCACTCAATTGGTTAAGAAGTTTGGATGAAGCAATGTCTTACTAGATGTtatgacattgtactgtgacaacTTGAGCGCCATCAACATTTCAAAGAATCCAATTCAACACAGTCGAACCAAGTATATTGATATCCGCCATTAGAGACTTAGTTGAAGAAAATTTTATTACTCTTGAATATGTGGAAACTAATTTGTAGTTAGCAGAAATTTTTACTAAGGCTTTGGATGTGGCAAAATTTGAGACACTAAGAGGGAAATTAGGGATTTGTGTAATAACTGACTTATAGCAGTTATTGACACATGTCAAGGGCAACGACTACTTTTCTCTCTATTTAACCGCCCTTGATCAGTTTGAGGAAGTCACAGATTTGTAATTTCTTGATTCGACAAATTATAGTTATTCTCTCTCGTGTCGCTCTCTAACCTCTAACAATTATTTTTGGGTTTCTCTCAAGTTCTTCACAACCATGACTCAAGAATCAGGGAAGCATAACGTTGGCAGTCCCAAACCTGTTAAAAATGTTCATGGAGTCAAGTTTCTTGGATTGAAGTCATCATCCTCCACACCCTCTAGGGTTACACGCTCCTCTGCTCAAATTGCATCTCCAGAATCTTCTAGACCATCCAAGAGGACAAGAAGTCTGAGAACCAAGCATGTTGCTATCAAGAAAGGAACAGGAAAAACTTCTACTATTCAGGACATTTCTGATGATTTCGTGTCTGACAACAATGTCGATGTTGTTCAAGAAGACGATGTTCCAAATGATGAAGCCACTTGTAACGTCCCGACTTTCggagcgtcactttagtaaccaaataaaatgaaatagcagaaaatgaaggttttttttttagaagggtgagaaaaataaatatgaaagaCTTGTCCAACGTGGACTTAATGAAACTCCAAACATGCCCCGataaactaatatatatatatatatatatatatatataaatagataCAGCCCATGCTGTACCTTAAACGTCACCAGAACCTGACGGTGACAGAAAGTATGCCAGAAGGCAAGTGTACGCAACAGTGATCAAAGTAAGTGTAATAATTATAGTCCTGAAAATGTGagagagtcagcccaaaacaaCGTCCTCAGACCTCCTATTGTCCAACTaatctctgtgattcccatgcagagaatcacacaaaaagtaaaaggtcgggaacctaccctgtcccaaatgtACAATGACTAACCAGAGCTACTACTGAATATACACCCTAACCCAAGTCATGCACAGAAGCGGGTCTCCCAACCCTCTTCCTCCACCTCGCTCGTGAAGTCGTCTTCCGTGTCTGAGTCCACAGTAAGCACATCGACATCCACGTCCAGAACCTCCCTCGTAACTATCTTCCGTGCCACCCTAGTCAAACCAGTCTCCAGATCGACTACGTCAGTAGCGATCTCCTCCTCAATCATGCTAACCAAAGGTTCGACACGGTAACCACGTGAGGAAACAGATGCCCCAGGACGAGTCAGAGTCGAGGCGACAGGCTACTCCTTCGGCTCAACGAGCCTCGAAGATGACGCAACGTCAGCAGGGTCCATAATAGCATGCGGTGTCGGTCCAGACGGTGTCACAGCAACAACATCGATCTCGGAAGGATCCTCCTCATCAGATGACGACGACGATGATGACGACGGCGTAGGTGGTCGCAGTCGAGTACCCGGTCCAAAGTGAACCATCGGCGGCAGCTCAAAGGCAACAGTGTACTTCCGCAGAACTCCAGTAGTCATGTCTCCATGGTTGTCAATCACATCCTCCATCACTCTCCctcggtacgtcgctcggtggttGGCGGGGTCCAACGTCCAAGCGGCAGGGTCAACTCGATCAATCAGCTCGTACCTGATTCCCCAGACGGGCGAACCAGCGTAAACCACTCCCTCAGCGACATCTGGCAGTTttccgaccgcccaagcacaaacaatacacacaaggcaaggtgcgagggtcaactcacataaTAGGGTAGATAATAAAGAGAACAAGTAAAGTATGGGGGTAGATATATATAGGTTCGATAAATGTTATCATGGcatatatatcaatacatcCTCAACTACTAAATCTTCATGCATAAATCATCGATTCAGCAAAAacataacgatatttatcaacatcagaTCATCAAACTCATAACGATATTCATCAACCTCAAGTCATTAGATGAATGGTAtgaaatgcaatgtcatgctaaaATAATGCTCCGGGAAGGCTGGACACGTGTGTACGAGTCGGTCTTTTCACCGGCCTTTGTGTTAACCATCAGACTCGCTGTCACTTACAACCTGAATATGTAGTCACCCTCGGTGATCTACGTGGAAACCCGATCTTTCGATCCCACTGGCTCCACTGAGGACCGACATCCCATCGCGTATCCTCAGACATGAATGAATGATGCaacatggttagccaaacatcaaaTCGTCCTCACACGTAAGAGTCTAGCTAAGAATATCGTCTCTAAAATTCCCTATGGTAATTGTCGAACCATCGACCTCGAATTCCTACAACGATAGAGTGCAAACACTCTTGATGATTACTCAAATCATCTGGCTCATCACTCGAATGGTCGAACAGCTCTTAGAGAAAAAAGGTGTACATCGTACTTATAAACTTATTGGTTTCCCAGACTTATCCATTAAGTAGCCTAAATGTTAACTACCGATTGGTAAAAGGTGAATAAGCACTTAGGGTTTTTCCCTAAACTAGGATcatcgacacttctcatattcccAAATTCTTACTCAAGCTCTAAGTCTTCTTTACTAGTTTATCGATACTTTAAAgtgtttgaatgttgtttagcATATTATGATTTTCATTTGTAAAATGGTTTATAATTCTATAAGTTCTAAGGTTTTCCCTTGAACCCGTGTAATTccccgagaaggtctcgatctccTAAAATAGTAAAGGTTCGGACGTTTGTCCGACCTGATGATCATTCTCTTCATGGTTTCAGTCACAAGCATGGCATAAACTCTCTTTATCCACACTCCAATGATATCACAATATATGAATAAATAATTGCACAAACAGTCAGTACAATCCAATAACACATATTCAGACACATCATCATGTTCTACAAAtagccacttagcacat contains:
- the LOC130725164 gene encoding secreted RxLR effector protein 161-like; this translates as MKSGFEMSLVGELNYFLRLQVKQVEDSMFISQSKYVKELVKKFRLEGSTHKRTPAATHIKLTKDDSGANVDQSLYRSMIGSLLYLTASRPDIAFAVGVCARYQAAPKESHLIQVKRIIKYVSGTNDYGIFYVHHTNSSLVGYCDADWAGNADDRKSTSGGCFFLGNNLISWFSKKQNCISLSTAKAEYIAAGSDCTQLVKKFG